A genomic stretch from Eubacterium sulci ATCC 35585 includes:
- a CDS encoding electron transfer flavoprotein subunit alpha: MSEVNFAEYKNVWVFAEQRDGKLMNVALELIGEGHRLSRDISADSKVAALLVGDKVEHLAQECFEYGADLVYIIEDPLLKNYTTDAYTKVITAALREYKPEIIMYGATHIGRDLAPRVAGRANVGLTADCTHLDIRVDKYIDFTSKNTTLNTSSLDPNDPDTKLKMTRPAFGGNLMATIVSPTSRPQMSTVRPGVMSKLERKPGATGEIIKCNVDLDASDIRTKIIDIVKSAKEMVSLTDADIICSGGRGLGDAKGFELIQKLADKVGGVVGSSRAAVDSGWIDHSHQVGQTGTTVKPQIYFACGISGAIQHLAGMQDSDIIIAINKDADAPIFEVADYGIVGDLYQVIPQIIEEWDNAEALADAVAE; encoded by the coding sequence ATGTCAGAAGTAAATTTTGCTGAATACAAAAATGTATGGGTATTCGCTGAACAGCGTGACGGCAAGCTCATGAACGTTGCCCTCGAGTTGATTGGTGAAGGACACAGACTATCAAGAGATATCAGCGCTGATTCAAAGGTAGCTGCTCTATTGGTAGGTGACAAGGTTGAGCATCTTGCTCAGGAATGCTTCGAATATGGCGCAGACCTTGTATACATCATCGAAGACCCACTACTAAAGAACTACACAACAGATGCTTACACAAAGGTAATCACTGCTGCTCTTCGTGAATATAAGCCAGAGATCATCATGTATGGTGCTACACACATCGGACGTGACCTAGCTCCTCGTGTAGCTGGTCGTGCAAACGTTGGTCTAACAGCTGACTGTACTCACCTTGATATCAGAGTTGATAAGTACATCGACTTCACATCAAAGAACACAACACTTAACACATCATCACTAGATCCTAATGATCCAGATACAAAGCTAAAGATGACTCGTCCTGCTTTTGGTGGTAACCTAATGGCTACTATCGTCAGCCCTACATCAAGACCTCAGATGTCAACTGTAAGACCTGGCGTTATGTCAAAGCTAGAGAGAAAACCTGGAGCTACAGGCGAAATCATCAAGTGCAATGTTGATCTTGATGCTTCAGATATCAGAACAAAGATTATCGATATCGTTAAGTCAGCTAAGGAAATGGTATCACTAACAGATGCTGATATCATCTGCTCAGGCGGAAGAGGACTTGGCGATGCTAAGGGATTTGAGCTTATCCAGAAGCTAGCTGATAAGGTTGGCGGTGTTGTAGGTTCATCACGTGCTGCTGTAGATTCAGGTTGGATTGATCACAGCCACCAGGTTGGACAGACAGGTACAACAGTTAAGCCACAGATCTACTTCGCTTGCGGTATCTCAGGTGCTATCCAGCATCTAGCAGGTATGCAGGATTCAGACATCATCATTGCTATCAATAAGGATGCTGATGCTCCTATCTTCGAAGTTGCAGACTACGGAATCGTTGGAGACCTATATCAGGTAATTCCACAGATTATCGAAGAGTGGGACAACGCTGAAGCTCTTGCAGACGCAGTAGCTGAATAA
- a CDS encoding electron transfer flavoprotein subunit beta, protein MAFKIVVCAKQVPDTNEIKINPETGSLIRDGVPSILNPDDANALEEALRIKDTDPENIKVTVVSMGPPQAQEMLFECIAMGADDAVLLSDRAVGGSDTWATSNAITAAIEKIGEFDMIIGGRQAIDGDTAQVGPQIAEKLNLPQVTYVQKCEMSADKTKVTVQRQLEDGYEVIEVPIPCMLTCTKELNTPRYMNIAGIFKPEKDIKVWSAADVEVDLSTVGLKASPTNVFRSFTPKPKGKGTMLEGDSEKEVAQKLIVALKKKHII, encoded by the coding sequence ATGGCATTTAAAATTGTTGTTTGCGCAAAACAAGTTCCAGATACAAACGAAATCAAGATCAATCCTGAAACGGGATCATTGATCAGAGATGGTGTACCTAGCATCCTAAATCCAGACGATGCTAACGCACTAGAAGAAGCGCTAAGAATTAAAGATACAGACCCAGAAAACATCAAGGTTACAGTTGTAAGCATGGGACCTCCACAGGCTCAGGAAATGCTTTTCGAGTGTATCGCTATGGGTGCTGACGATGCAGTTCTACTATCAGATAGAGCAGTTGGTGGTTCAGATACATGGGCTACATCAAACGCTATCACAGCTGCAATCGAGAAGATTGGCGAATTCGACATGATCATCGGTGGAAGACAGGCTATCGACGGAGACACAGCTCAGGTTGGACCTCAGATTGCTGAGAAGCTAAACCTTCCACAGGTAACATATGTTCAGAAATGCGAAATGAGTGCTGACAAAACAAAGGTTACAGTACAGAGACAGCTAGAAGACGGTTACGAAGTAATCGAAGTTCCAATTCCATGCATGCTAACATGCACAAAGGAGCTAAACACTCCAAGATACATGAACATTGCAGGAATCTTCAAGCCAGAGAAGGACATCAAGGTTTGGAGTGCAGCTGACGTAGAAGTTGACCTATCAACAGTAGGTCTAAAGGCTTCCCCAACAAACGTTTTCCGTTCATTCACACCTAAGCCAAAGGGAAAAGGAACAATGCTTGAGGGAGATTCCGAGAAGGAAGTTGCTCAGAAGCTAATCGTTGCTTTGAAGAAGAAGCACATCATTTAA
- a CDS encoding acyl-CoA dehydrogenase — MNFQLTKEQEFVQKMVREFAKTEVEPLAAEIDQEHRFPVETVEKMAKYGLLGIPFPTKYGGMGGDEVSYSITVSELAKVCASTSVIVSAHTSLCCWPIYKYGTEDQKMKYLPELLSGKKLGAFGLTEPNAGTDASGQQTRAELDGDEWVLNGAKCFITNGGYAEVFVVMAMTDKSKGNHGISAFIVEKNDPGFSIGKTEDKMGICASSTTELIFQNCRIPKDRLLGGLGKGFKVAMQTLDGGRIGIASQALGIAEGALEVTIEYMKQRKQFGKKLAQMQALQFVVADLATKVEAAKLLVLKSAFCEDAGLPYGVPAAMAKLFAAETAMEVTTKCVQLHGGYGYTKDYPVERMMRDAKITEIYEGTSEVQRMVVAASLLR, encoded by the coding sequence ATGAACTTTCAACTGACGAAGGAACAGGAATTCGTACAGAAAATGGTGAGAGAATTCGCTAAAACAGAAGTTGAACCTTTAGCTGCTGAAATCGATCAGGAGCACCGTTTTCCGGTAGAAACTGTAGAGAAGATGGCTAAGTATGGTTTGCTTGGCATTCCTTTCCCAACAAAGTACGGCGGAATGGGTGGAGACGAGGTGTCCTACTCAATTACAGTATCTGAGCTAGCAAAGGTTTGCGCATCAACCTCAGTTATCGTATCTGCACACACATCACTATGCTGCTGGCCAATTTATAAGTATGGTACAGAGGATCAGAAGATGAAGTATCTTCCAGAGCTACTATCTGGTAAGAAGCTAGGTGCTTTCGGTCTTACAGAACCAAATGCAGGTACAGACGCATCAGGACAGCAGACAAGAGCTGAACTTGACGGTGACGAGTGGGTACTAAACGGAGCTAAGTGCTTCATCACAAATGGTGGATACGCAGAGGTATTCGTAGTTATGGCTATGACAGATAAGTCAAAGGGTAACCACGGAATAAGCGCATTCATCGTAGAGAAGAACGATCCAGGATTCTCAATCGGTAAGACTGAGGACAAGATGGGTATCTGTGCTTCTTCAACAACAGAGCTTATTTTCCAGAACTGCCGCATTCCTAAGGACAGACTCCTCGGTGGACTTGGCAAGGGATTTAAGGTTGCTATGCAGACTCTTGATGGTGGACGTATCGGTATTGCTTCACAGGCTCTCGGAATTGCAGAGGGTGCTCTAGAAGTAACGATTGAATACATGAAGCAGAGAAAGCAGTTCGGCAAGAAGCTTGCTCAGATGCAGGCACTTCAGTTCGTAGTAGCTGATCTTGCTACAAAGGTAGAAGCTGCAAAGCTATTAGTTTTGAAATCAGCATTCTGTGAGGATGCAGGCCTACCTTACGGTGTTCCAGCTGCAATGGCTAAGCTATTTGCTGCAGAAACAGCTATGGAAGTAACTACAAAGTGCGTACAGCTACACGGCGGTTACGGATACACCAAGGATTACCCAGTAGAGAGAATGATGCGTGACGCTAAGATCACTGAGATCTATGAAGGAACTTCAGAAGTTCAGAGAATGGTTGTTGCAGCATCGCTTCTACGCTAA